One Rissa tridactyla isolate bRisTri1 chromosome 1, bRisTri1.patW.cur.20221130, whole genome shotgun sequence DNA segment encodes these proteins:
- the DNAJC3 gene encoding dnaJ homolog subfamily C member 3, translated as MVSPAASAGRLGSALPFLLVLFDLQYQGAECGINAEVEKQLEMGKKLLAAGQLADALSHFHAAIEGDSDNYIAYYRRATVYLAMGKSKAAIRDLSKVVELKQDFTAARLQRGHLLLKQGKFDEAEDDFKNVLKSNPSNNEEKEAQTQLTKSDELQRLHSQALSAYQREDYVAAISLLDEILAVCVWDAELRELRAECYIKEGEPSKAISDLKAAAKLKNDNTEAFYKISRIYYQLGDHELSLSEVRECLKLDQDHKQCFSLYKQVKKLNKQIESAEEFIREGRYEDAISKYDSVMKTEPEVPVYATRAKERICHCLSKNQQATEAVKVCTEVLQLEPTNVNALKDRAEAYLLEDLYEEAIKDYETAQANSENDQQIREGLERAQRMLKQSQKRDYYKILGVKRNARKQEIIKAYRKLASQWHPDNFQSEEEKKKAEKKFIDIAAAKEVLTDPEMRRKFDAGEDPLDAESQQGGGNPFHRNWNTWQGFNPFGSGGGPFTFKFHFS; from the exons gagcTGAATGTGGAATAAATGCTGAAGTAGAAAAACAACTTGAAATGGGAAAGAAGTTATTGGCTGCTGGACAGCTAGCAGATGCTTTGTCTCACTTTCATGCGGCCATAG AGGGAGACTCTGATAACTACATTGCTTATTACAGAAGAGCCACAGTGTACTTAGCCATGGGCAAATCTAAAGCAGCAATTCGTGATTTAAGTAAAGTGGTTGAATTAAAGCAGGACTTCACAGCA GCAAGATTACAGAGAGGACACTTACTGCTCAAGCAAGGAAAATTTGACGAAGCAGAGGATGACTTTAAAAATGTA CTCAAATCCAATCCTAGcaataatgaggaaaaagaagcCCAGACTCAGCTGACAAAATCTGATGAGCTACAGCGCCTGCATTCACAAGCATTATCTGCCTACCAGCGAGAGGATTACGTAGCTGCTATTTCTCTTCTTGATGAAATCTTGGCA GTTTGTGTTTGGGATGCAGAGCTACGGGAACTTCGAGCTGAGTGTTATATAAAGGAAGGGGAACCAAGCAAAGCCATTAGTGACTTGAAAGCTGCTGCCAAATTAAAGAATGATAACACTGAAGCCTTCTATAAAATCAGCAGAATATATTATCAGCTGGGGGACCATGAATTATCACTCAG TGAAGTCCGGGAGTGTCTGAAACTGGACCAAGACCATAAGCAGTGCTTCTCTCTCTATAAGCAAGTAAAGAAACTCAATAAGCAGATCGAGTCAGCAGAGGAATTCATCAGAGAAGGCAG ATATGAAGATGCTATCAGTAAATACGACTCTGTAATGAAAACTGAGCCAGAAGTCCCAGTTTATGCTACTCGTGCCAAGGAAAGGATCTGCCACTGTTTATCAAAG AATCAGCAGGCTACAGAAGCCGTAAAAGTTTGTACAGAAGTTCTGCAACTGGAACCAACCAATGTGAATGCCCTGAAAGACAGAGCAGAAGCTTATTTGCTGGAAGACCTGTATGAAGAAG CTATTAAAGACTATGAGACTGCTCAAGCCAATAGTGAAAATGACCAGCAGATTCGGGAGGGGCTGGAACGTGCCCAGAGGATGCTGAAGCAATCGCAGAAGAGGGATTACTATAAAATCTTAGGAGTAAAAAG AAATGCTCGAAAGCAAGAAATCATAAAAGCTTACAGAAAGCTGGCATCTCAGTGGCACCCTGATAACTTCcagagtgaggaagaaaagaagaaagcagagaaaaaattcATTGATATAGCAGCTGCTAAAGAAGTCCTCACTGATCCAG AAATGAGGCGGAAGTTTGATGCGGGAGAGGACCCACTGGATGCGGAGAGTCAGCAGGGCGGGGGCAACCCTTTCCACAGGAACTGGAACACGTGGCAAGGATTCAACCCCTTTGGTTCTGGAGGAGGACCATTTACATTCAAATTTCACTTCAGTTAG